A window from Shumkonia mesophila encodes these proteins:
- a CDS encoding sulfite exporter TauE/SafE family protein yields the protein MNAAIAAGAILAVSAVFVVLGLGGGILFVPILHWAGFDLGTAAIPLGLMLNGLNTLLALIPYGRAGLVDWKGGLPMAAAAAITAPLGALAQPHLASGTVLALFAGAVTLAAMRAVRGAAKKPALGSPAATPAPHPRRLVFRLGVGAGVGFVGGLLGIGAGFVVAPALMALGYPPRQTAATTALVVTVCSFTGAAGYAGTMELPGLLTALAAVAVIVGSQIGSRLMIKGAKPAWITWGYAAILTAVAVKLLWEAAASSLG from the coding sequence GTGAACGCTGCAATCGCCGCCGGCGCCATCCTTGCGGTTTCGGCCGTCTTCGTCGTCCTCGGGCTGGGGGGCGGCATCCTGTTCGTGCCGATCCTCCACTGGGCCGGCTTCGACCTCGGGACGGCGGCCATTCCGCTGGGCCTCATGCTCAACGGGCTCAATACCCTGTTGGCGCTGATCCCCTACGGCCGGGCCGGCCTGGTCGATTGGAAGGGCGGCCTGCCGATGGCGGCGGCGGCGGCCATCACCGCACCTTTGGGCGCGCTGGCCCAGCCTCATCTGGCTTCGGGGACCGTGCTGGCCCTCTTTGCCGGCGCCGTGACCCTGGCCGCGATGCGCGCCGTGCGCGGCGCCGCCAAGAAGCCGGCCCTGGGCAGCCCCGCTGCCACACCCGCCCCCCATCCCCGCCGGCTGGTCTTCCGCCTCGGCGTCGGCGCCGGGGTCGGCTTCGTCGGCGGGCTGTTGGGTATCGGCGCCGGCTTCGTGGTGGCGCCCGCCCTGATGGCGTTGGGGTATCCTCCGCGCCAGACGGCGGCGACCACCGCGCTGGTGGTCACGGTGTGCTCGTTCACCGGCGCCGCCGGCTACGCCGGCACCATGGAACTGCCGGGACTGTTGACCGCGCTCGCCGCGGTGGCGGTGATCGTGGGTTCGCAGATCGGCAGCCGGCTGATGATCAAGGGCGCCAAGCCGGCCTGGATCACCTGGGGTTACGCCGCCATCCTCACCGCCGTCGCCGTCAAGCTGCTGTGGGAAGCGGCGGCATCCTCGCTGGGCTAG
- a CDS encoding Vgb family protein: MTRTLSLAILALALAVAAPAEAEVKVQSYPVLKGAHPHDVAPDPAGGVVWYTAQRQGALGRLDPATGQVRHIPLGEDSRPHGVVVGPDGRVWITDGGLNAIVAVDPRTEAVTSYPLPSGRRNANLNTAAFDGAGVLWFTGQNGIYGRLDPKSGRMDVFDAPRGVGPYGIDATPTGDIWFVSLAGSYLGRVDRESGKVEVIDPPTADAGTRRVWSDSNGTLWISQWTAGQLARYDPKVRAWKEWKLPGDDPAAYSVYVDDRDKVWVSDFDANAMLRFDPATEAFEAFPIAREDAEVRQMLGRKGETWAAESGTDTLTVYRYE, encoded by the coding sequence ATGACGCGAACCCTGTCCCTGGCGATCCTGGCCCTCGCGCTGGCGGTGGCGGCGCCCGCCGAGGCCGAGGTCAAGGTGCAATCCTATCCGGTGCTCAAGGGGGCACATCCCCACGACGTCGCCCCTGACCCGGCCGGTGGCGTTGTCTGGTACACGGCGCAACGACAAGGCGCGCTGGGCCGTCTCGATCCGGCGACCGGCCAGGTCCGTCATATTCCGTTGGGCGAAGACTCGCGTCCGCACGGCGTCGTCGTCGGACCGGATGGCCGGGTGTGGATTACCGACGGCGGGCTGAATGCCATCGTCGCCGTCGATCCCAGGACCGAGGCGGTCACCTCCTATCCGCTACCCTCCGGGCGGCGCAACGCCAACCTCAACACGGCGGCCTTCGATGGCGCCGGGGTGCTGTGGTTCACCGGCCAGAACGGCATCTACGGCCGGCTCGACCCCAAAAGCGGCCGGATGGACGTCTTCGACGCTCCGCGCGGCGTCGGCCCCTATGGCATCGACGCCACGCCAACGGGCGACATCTGGTTCGTGTCCCTCGCCGGCTCCTATCTCGGCCGGGTGGATCGCGAAAGCGGCAAGGTCGAGGTCATCGACCCGCCGACGGCGGACGCCGGCACCCGGCGCGTGTGGTCGGATTCCAACGGGACCCTGTGGATCTCGCAATGGACGGCCGGGCAGTTGGCCCGCTACGACCCCAAGGTCCGGGCGTGGAAGGAATGGAAGCTGCCGGGCGACGACCCGGCCGCCTATTCTGTCTACGTCGACGATCGGGACAAGGTGTGGGTCAGCGATTTCGACGCCAACGCCATGTTGCGTTTCGACCCCGCGACCGAGGCCTTCGAGGCCTTCCCCATCGCGCGCGAGGACGCCGAGGTGCGTCAGATGCTTGGCCGCAAGGGCGAGACGTGGGCCGCCGAGTCCGGTACCGACACCCTGACCGTCTATCGCTACGAGTGA
- a CDS encoding PAS domain S-box protein: MTSAGFRAGALFCGLFALVSLSVGARADDAVPRPHILVGSEFDYPPYALVTEEGEADGFSVDLMKAVGEAVGIDVTFKVGPWNEVRSALERGEIDALPLVSYSKERERVFDFSIPYIVAHGAIFKRKGAPDITSVVDLRDKHIIVMSADAGHDWLVRNDISNNLVLTPTVEESLRLLAEGKFDYALAPRLVGLLIARDLELTNLETTGPVIDAYGRGYGFAVRKGNVPLLLQLGEGLSIVKESGRYDEIYEKWFGLVDPRGVPAGVIARYALWAALGVVVLGGVAFAWISVLRNTVEARTRELREAHGGLEQLVTERTRELQDKNFILDAVIEGAADTIYVKDRDGRYLLVNRSGAEAFDVDPADMTGKTSADMFVPAVAAEMARRDRAVMETGRASDVEEVLALRGEDRMVHTYKTPYRDAEGNIIGVIGITRDITERKRAEAALAESEERMRLLLSGVAVGIGVEDLEGRTISVNEGLARMLGYTPEELKAMRFTEYTHPDHAGRDAELFAEMAAGARDGYQLEKRYITRDGSIVWGRLTRTVVKDVQGAPKYCLGMVEDITERKRAEEALRESEERFAKAFRASPAPMSISTIDDGVTLDVNDEWLAMLGYSRDEVIGKSSIELGCWGGSQRAAFIGRLRDDGSFRGFEASVLTKEGRERRVILAGETIDDGRMLLVFHDITERLRMESRLAHAQKMEAVGQLTGGIAHDFNNLLQIIHARLEIIGAAVKADDPLRNHAQSALAAAQRGGKLTQQLLSFSRRQVLRPATVDPNALIEGMVKMLARTLGEDIEIETVLDRDVPSITIDPHGLENAVLNLAINTRDAMPKGGRLSVRTSCKRLERDIVVDDETLPAGPYVEVSVTDTGSGMTPETLGHAFEPFYTTKGVGEGSGLGLSMVYGFARQSGGLATLESEVGQGTTVRMLLPLVNAAAAPARPEPRAGDAKAPVAATVLLVEDDPDVRAAVAMVLKSAGYRVREAEDGATALTVLDADASIGLVFSDVVMPRGINGFDLAREATRRRGDLKVILTSGYPESELQNSGLAKSGFRLLAKPYAKSELLETLAAMLGGEESSAGSSTRRA, encoded by the coding sequence GTGACGAGCGCTGGTTTTCGGGCGGGCGCCCTCTTCTGCGGGTTGTTCGCTCTCGTTTCCCTTTCCGTCGGCGCACGGGCGGACGACGCCGTTCCGCGGCCCCATATCCTGGTCGGCAGCGAGTTCGACTATCCCCCCTACGCCCTGGTCACCGAGGAAGGCGAGGCCGACGGCTTCAGCGTCGATCTGATGAAGGCGGTCGGCGAAGCCGTGGGCATCGACGTCACCTTTAAGGTCGGCCCCTGGAACGAGGTGCGCTCCGCCCTCGAACGGGGCGAGATCGACGCCCTGCCGCTGGTCTCCTATTCCAAGGAGCGGGAAAGGGTCTTCGACTTTTCCATACCCTACATCGTGGCGCACGGGGCCATCTTCAAGCGCAAGGGAGCGCCGGACATCACGTCCGTCGTCGACCTGCGCGACAAGCACATCATCGTCATGTCGGCGGACGCCGGACACGACTGGCTGGTTCGCAACGACATCTCCAATAACCTCGTCCTCACGCCGACGGTCGAGGAATCGCTGCGCCTTCTGGCTGAAGGCAAGTTCGACTACGCCCTGGCTCCGCGCCTGGTCGGGCTGCTGATCGCCCGCGACCTGGAGCTGACCAATCTTGAGACCACCGGTCCGGTGATCGACGCCTATGGGCGCGGCTACGGGTTCGCGGTGAGGAAGGGGAACGTCCCGCTGCTTCTCCAGCTCGGCGAAGGCCTCAGCATCGTCAAGGAATCCGGCCGCTACGACGAGATCTATGAGAAATGGTTCGGCCTTGTCGACCCGCGGGGCGTCCCGGCCGGTGTAATCGCCCGCTACGCTCTGTGGGCCGCCCTCGGCGTCGTGGTGCTGGGCGGGGTGGCATTTGCCTGGATTTCGGTGCTGCGAAATACCGTCGAGGCGCGCACCAGGGAGCTGCGGGAAGCCCATGGCGGCCTGGAGCAACTGGTGACCGAACGGACCCGCGAGTTGCAAGACAAGAATTTCATCCTCGACGCCGTCATCGAGGGCGCCGCGGACACCATTTACGTCAAGGATCGCGACGGCCGTTACCTGCTTGTCAACCGGTCGGGGGCCGAGGCGTTCGATGTCGACCCGGCGGACATGACGGGCAAGACTTCCGCCGACATGTTCGTGCCGGCGGTTGCCGCCGAAATGGCCCGGCGCGACCGCGCCGTCATGGAGACGGGAAGGGCCAGCGACGTTGAGGAAGTGCTCGCCCTGCGGGGCGAGGACCGCATGGTCCACACCTACAAGACGCCCTATCGTGATGCCGAGGGCAACATCATCGGCGTCATCGGCATCACCCGCGACATTACCGAACGCAAACGGGCCGAAGCGGCGCTGGCGGAGAGCGAGGAGCGCATGCGCCTGCTGCTCAGCGGCGTCGCCGTCGGCATCGGCGTCGAGGATCTGGAAGGGCGCACCATCTCGGTGAACGAGGGCCTGGCCCGCATGTTGGGCTACACCCCCGAAGAGCTCAAGGCTATGCGCTTCACCGAATACACCCACCCCGACCATGCCGGGCGGGACGCCGAATTGTTTGCCGAAATGGCCGCCGGCGCGCGCGACGGCTATCAGCTGGAAAAGCGCTACATCACCCGCGACGGGAGCATCGTCTGGGGGCGGCTGACCCGTACCGTGGTGAAGGATGTCCAGGGGGCGCCCAAATATTGCCTCGGCATGGTCGAGGACATCACCGAACGCAAGCGCGCCGAGGAGGCCCTGCGCGAGAGCGAGGAACGGTTCGCCAAGGCTTTCCGAGCCAGCCCGGCGCCGATGTCGATCTCGACCATCGACGACGGCGTGACGCTCGACGTCAACGACGAATGGCTGGCCATGCTGGGCTATTCCCGTGACGAAGTCATCGGCAAGAGCTCCATCGAACTCGGCTGCTGGGGCGGCTCGCAGCGGGCCGCCTTCATCGGCCGCCTGCGCGATGACGGCTCCTTCCGCGGCTTCGAGGCAAGCGTGCTGACCAAGGAGGGCCGGGAGCGGCGGGTGATCCTGGCTGGCGAAACCATCGACGACGGGCGCATGCTGCTGGTGTTCCACGACATCACCGAGCGCCTGCGGATGGAAAGCCGCTTGGCCCATGCCCAGAAGATGGAGGCGGTGGGGCAGTTGACCGGCGGCATCGCGCACGACTTCAACAACCTGTTGCAGATCATCCATGCCCGCCTGGAGATCATCGGCGCCGCCGTCAAGGCCGACGATCCCCTGCGAAACCATGCCCAAAGCGCCCTGGCGGCGGCGCAACGGGGCGGCAAGCTGACCCAGCAGCTTCTGTCGTTCTCGCGCCGCCAGGTGCTGCGCCCGGCTACCGTCGATCCCAACGCCCTGATCGAGGGCATGGTCAAAATGCTGGCCCGCACCCTGGGCGAGGACATCGAGATCGAGACGGTGCTGGACCGCGACGTGCCCTCCATCACCATCGATCCGCACGGCCTGGAAAACGCCGTCCTCAACCTCGCCATCAATACCCGCGACGCCATGCCGAAGGGCGGCCGGCTGTCGGTGAGGACCAGCTGCAAGCGTCTGGAGCGCGATATCGTCGTCGACGACGAGACGCTGCCGGCCGGCCCCTATGTCGAGGTCTCGGTCACCGACACCGGGTCCGGCATGACGCCCGAAACCCTGGGCCATGCCTTCGAGCCCTTCTACACCACCAAGGGGGTGGGCGAGGGCAGCGGCCTTGGGCTTTCCATGGTGTACGGCTTCGCGCGCCAGTCGGGCGGCCTCGCTACGCTGGAAAGCGAGGTCGGCCAGGGCACGACGGTGCGCATGCTGCTGCCTCTCGTCAACGCCGCAGCCGCGCCGGCCCGGCCCGAACCGCGCGCTGGCGACGCGAAAGCGCCGGTGGCGGCGACGGTGCTGCTGGTCGAGGACGACCCCGACGTGCGTGCCGCGGTGGCCATGGTCCTCAAAAGTGCCGGCTACAGGGTCCGCGAGGCCGAAGACGGCGCCACCGCGCTGACCGTGCTCGACGCCGACGCCTCGATCGGCCTGGTGTTCAGCGACGTCGTCATGCCGCGCGGCATAAACGGCTTCGATCTGGCCCGCGAGGCGACCCGCCGCCGCGGCGACCTCAAGGTCATCCTCACCTCGGGATACCCGGAATCGGAGTTGCAAAACTCCGGGCTGGCGAAGAGCGGCTTCCGTCTGCTTGCCAAGCCCTATGCCAAAAGCGAGCTTCTCGAGACCCTGGCCGCCATGCTGGGCGGCGAGGAGTCTTCCGCCGGGTCGAGCACCCGCCGGGCCTGA
- a CDS encoding cobyric acid synthase has translation MAAVLMLQGTGSDVGKSVLTAGLARAFTRRGLTVRPFKPQNMSNNAAVTDAGGEIGRAQWVQAVACRVAPSVDMNPVLLKPQSDLGAQVVVHGRVVGTAEAGAYQARKGELLGAVLESFARLAAEADLVLVEGAGSPAETNLRAGDIANMGFAAATGTPVVLVGDIDRGGVIAALVGTHAVLSTVDRALVKGFIINKFRGDIRLFDDGLVDIVRRTGWPSFGVVPWLVEARRLPAEDAVVLDDPVVLGTPYLIQSELSMVSPKLLVAVPMLSRIANFDDLDPLAAEPDVAVRFVPPGTPLPADAGLVVLPGSKATLADLRFLKAQGWDIDILAHVRRGGRVLGLCGGFQMLGRSIADPDGIEGPPETAAGLGLIDVETRLEPAKTLRRVAGSAWPGGPALTGYEIHNGVTAGDGLARPFLALDGQPHGATSADGRVAGCYVHGLFETGAFRGHFLAGLGLAGERPDQAARLEAALDGLAAHLEAHLDLDGLLAVAGSYKALPG, from the coding sequence ATGGCCGCCGTCCTCATGCTCCAGGGCACCGGCTCCGACGTCGGCAAGTCGGTGCTGACCGCCGGGCTGGCCCGCGCCTTCACGCGCCGGGGCCTGACGGTGCGGCCGTTCAAGCCGCAGAACATGTCGAACAACGCGGCGGTGACGGATGCGGGCGGCGAGATCGGCCGCGCCCAGTGGGTACAGGCGGTGGCCTGCCGGGTGGCGCCAAGCGTGGACATGAACCCGGTGCTCTTGAAACCACAGTCCGATTTGGGCGCCCAGGTGGTGGTGCACGGCCGGGTCGTCGGCACCGCCGAGGCCGGCGCCTATCAGGCCCGCAAGGGCGAGCTGCTGGGCGCCGTGCTGGAAAGCTTCGCGCGGCTTGCCGCCGAAGCCGACCTGGTGCTGGTCGAAGGGGCGGGGAGCCCGGCGGAAACCAACCTCCGGGCCGGTGACATCGCCAACATGGGTTTCGCCGCGGCGACCGGGACCCCGGTGGTGCTGGTCGGCGACATCGACCGTGGCGGCGTCATCGCCGCCCTGGTCGGCACGCACGCGGTGCTCTCCACGGTCGACCGCGCGCTGGTCAAGGGTTTCATCATCAACAAGTTCCGGGGCGACATCCGGCTCTTCGATGACGGCCTCGTCGACATCGTCCGGCGTACCGGCTGGCCGTCCTTCGGGGTGGTGCCGTGGTTGGTCGAGGCGCGCCGGCTGCCGGCCGAGGACGCCGTGGTGCTGGACGACCCCGTAGTTTTGGGGACACCATACTTAATTCAAAGTGAATTAAGTATGGTGTCCCCAAAACTACTGGTTGCCGTGCCGATGCTGTCGCGCATCGCCAATTTCGACGACCTCGACCCGCTGGCCGCCGAGCCCGACGTCGCCGTGCGTTTCGTGCCGCCGGGCACGCCGCTGCCGGCGGACGCCGGCCTCGTGGTGCTGCCCGGCAGCAAGGCGACGCTGGCCGACCTCCGTTTCCTCAAGGCCCAGGGCTGGGACATCGACATCCTCGCCCACGTGCGGCGCGGCGGCCGGGTGCTGGGCCTGTGCGGCGGCTTCCAGATGCTGGGCCGCAGCATTGCCGATCCCGACGGCATCGAGGGGCCGCCGGAAACTGCCGCGGGCCTCGGCCTCATCGACGTCGAGACCCGCCTGGAGCCGGCGAAGACCTTGCGGCGTGTCGCCGGGTCGGCGTGGCCCGGGGGGCCGGCCTTGACCGGTTACGAGATCCACAACGGGGTGACGGCGGGAGACGGGCTTGCCCGCCCGTTCCTCGCCCTCGATGGCCAGCCGCATGGGGCGACGAGCGCCGACGGCCGGGTGGCCGGCTGCTATGTCCACGGCCTCTTCGAAACCGGCGCCTTCCGCGGCCATTTCCTGGCCGGCCTCGGACTGGCCGGCGAGAGGCCCGATCAGGCGGCCCGCCTGGAGGCGGCACTCGACGGCCTGGCCGCCCATCTGGAAGCCCACCTCGACCTCGACGGCCTGCTGGCCGTCGCCGGATCGTACAAGGCCCTACCCGGCTAA
- a CDS encoding dihydrodipicolinate synthase family protein, whose protein sequence is MIDRDAISGRALPRGIVPSLNTPFTADGTLDTEAYGRLIDYVIAAGCGGVLLPAVAGEIGSLSRAERERLIEAASARNAGRIPMIVGVSAAAWPESLALARHARAAGADAVLWQPEPGLSENALEKGLAALGEAGPGAVVLQDLDWRGGGLGVEIIAALFARVPAFAGIKVETVPAGPKYSAIQAATGGRLHVSGGWAVSQMMDALARGVDAFMPTGMEPIYCEIYRRHEAGRPEEARALFEAILPILAFANQHIEVSIRFFKALRRAAGLFATDACRPPVAALDAVQDRECRRLVDWALEIERNLSQA, encoded by the coding sequence ATGATCGATCGGGACGCGATTTCGGGGCGGGCGTTGCCGCGTGGCATCGTGCCCAGCCTCAATACGCCGTTTACCGCCGACGGCACGCTCGATACCGAGGCTTACGGCCGCCTGATCGATTATGTCATCGCCGCCGGGTGCGGGGGCGTGCTGCTGCCGGCGGTGGCTGGCGAGATCGGCAGCCTGTCGCGCGCCGAGCGCGAGCGGCTGATCGAGGCGGCGTCGGCGCGCAACGCCGGGCGCATTCCCATGATCGTCGGCGTGTCGGCGGCGGCATGGCCGGAAAGCCTGGCGCTGGCCCGCCACGCCCGCGCCGCCGGCGCCGACGCCGTGCTGTGGCAGCCGGAGCCCGGATTATCGGAGAACGCGCTGGAGAAGGGCTTGGCCGCCTTGGGCGAGGCCGGGCCGGGCGCGGTCGTCCTCCAGGACCTCGACTGGCGCGGCGGCGGCCTTGGCGTCGAGATCATCGCCGCGCTGTTCGCGCGCGTTCCGGCGTTCGCCGGCATCAAGGTCGAAACCGTTCCGGCCGGCCCCAAGTACAGCGCCATCCAGGCGGCGACCGGGGGGCGTCTGCACGTTAGCGGCGGCTGGGCGGTGAGCCAGATGATGGATGCGCTGGCGCGCGGCGTCGATGCCTTCATGCCGACGGGGATGGAGCCCATCTATTGCGAGATTTATCGCCGCCACGAAGCGGGCCGGCCGGAAGAGGCCCGCGCGCTCTTCGAGGCGATCCTGCCCATCCTGGCGTTTGCCAACCAGCACATCGAGGTCAGCATCCGCTTCTTCAAGGCCCTGCGGCGGGCGGCGGGACTGTTCGCCACCGACGCCTGCCGGCCGCCGGTCGCGGCGCTGGATGCCGTCCAGGACCGGGAATGTCGGCGCCTGGTCGACTGGGCGCTGGAAATCGAACGAAACCTGAGCCAAGCCTGA
- a CDS encoding ABC transporter ATP-binding protein, producing MIEARALSAAIGGREVVTQASIAARGGDIVGLIGPNGAGKTSLLRALLRLVAPTAGQVMLDGVDITADPPHRHARAIAYLPQGQTVAWPLTVRRLVALGRAPHRTAWSGLTPADEAAVERALAVADAAEFAERPVTELSGGERARVLLARALAVEAPVLLADEPMASLDPYHQLATVDALKKVAADGAAVIVVLHDLALAVRTCTRLCLMDRGRVIAEGAPEAVLTDANLAAVYRVAVRRGAGGDFAIGRRLDT from the coding sequence ATGATCGAGGCCCGCGCTCTTTCCGCCGCCATCGGCGGCCGCGAGGTGGTCACGCAGGCGTCGATCGCCGCCCGGGGGGGCGACATCGTCGGCCTGATCGGCCCCAATGGCGCCGGCAAGACCAGCCTGCTGCGCGCGCTGCTGCGCCTGGTGGCGCCGACGGCGGGCCAGGTGATGCTCGACGGCGTGGACATCACCGCCGATCCGCCGCACCGCCACGCGCGGGCCATCGCCTATCTGCCGCAGGGCCAGACGGTGGCCTGGCCGCTGACGGTGCGCCGGCTGGTGGCGCTCGGCCGGGCGCCGCACCGCACGGCCTGGAGCGGCCTGACGCCGGCCGACGAGGCGGCGGTCGAGCGGGCACTGGCGGTCGCCGACGCCGCGGAGTTCGCCGAGCGCCCGGTCACCGAACTGTCGGGGGGCGAGCGGGCCCGCGTGCTGCTGGCTCGCGCGCTGGCGGTCGAGGCCCCGGTGCTGCTGGCCGACGAGCCGATGGCCTCGCTCGATCCCTACCACCAGTTGGCCACCGTCGATGCGTTGAAGAAGGTGGCGGCCGACGGCGCCGCCGTCATCGTCGTGCTGCACGACCTCGCGCTGGCGGTGCGCACCTGCACGCGCCTGTGCCTGATGGACAGGGGCCGGGTGATCGCCGAGGGGGCGCCCGAGGCGGTGCTGACGGATGCCAACCTCGCCGCCGTCTACCGGGTGGCGGTGCGGCGCGGCGCCGGCGGCGATTTCGCCATCGGCCGCCGGCTGGACACGTAA
- a CDS encoding ABC transporter substrate-binding protein — protein MGSSMRVWAAALVFLGVGAASAGAAPLPRVVSLDYCADQYVLALADREQILAVSPAAGAEYSYMAERAQGVPRARPTPEAALMLSPDIVVRQWGGGFGAPDVLGRFGIPVAQIADDVSLEQARASLLAIGAALGQSARAEALAAEMDRRLAALAGSSPASRPRALYVTAGGMSSGAGTFIDAILQAAGVRNLTAEKGRRGWAWVDMEALALDPPDLFVTGFFDKRERLVDNWSPSRHAFLQDALASRPAVHLASRQVACSAWFVVDAIEAVAAKRSALK, from the coding sequence GTGGGATCGTCGATGCGGGTGTGGGCGGCGGCTTTGGTTTTCTTGGGCGTGGGCGCGGCTTCGGCCGGCGCGGCGCCGTTGCCCCGCGTCGTCTCGCTGGATTACTGCGCCGACCAATACGTGCTGGCCTTGGCCGACCGCGAGCAGATCCTGGCCGTGTCGCCGGCCGCCGGGGCCGAGTATTCCTACATGGCCGAGCGCGCCCAGGGCGTACCCCGCGCCCGCCCGACGCCCGAGGCGGCGCTGATGCTTTCGCCCGACATCGTCGTGCGCCAGTGGGGCGGCGGCTTCGGGGCGCCGGACGTGCTGGGCCGCTTCGGCATCCCGGTGGCGCAGATCGCAGACGACGTCAGCCTGGAACAGGCCCGCGCCAGCCTGCTTGCCATCGGCGCCGCGCTGGGCCAGTCGGCACGCGCCGAGGCCCTGGCGGCCGAGATGGACCGCCGCCTGGCCGCCCTCGCGGGTTCGTCCCCGGCTTCCCGGCCGCGCGCCCTTTACGTCACGGCGGGCGGCATGAGCAGCGGCGCCGGCACCTTCATCGACGCCATCCTTCAAGCCGCCGGGGTGCGCAACCTGACCGCCGAGAAAGGGCGCCGCGGCTGGGCGTGGGTCGACATGGAGGCCCTGGCCCTCGACCCGCCCGACCTCTTCGTCACCGGCTTCTTCGACAAGCGCGAGCGGCTGGTCGACAACTGGTCGCCGTCGCGCCACGCCTTCCTTCAGGATGCGCTGGCGTCGCGCCCGGCGGTCCATCTGGCCAGCCGCCAGGTGGCCTGCTCGGCGTGGTTCGTCGTCGACGCCATCGAGGCCGTCGCCGCCAAGCGGAGCGCGCTCAAATGA
- a CDS encoding FecCD family ABC transporter permease, which translates to MIAAGRRPRAVAGVLLAALIAVMAASLLVGDAALGSGDVLAALFGAGDPRHVFIVQDIRLPRILLGALVGASLGLSGAAVQGLLRNPLADPGVVGISASAGLGAVVALYYGIAASFALAVPLFAILFSLAATAVLAWLAGRDASVLTLILAGVAISSLAGALIALAMNLSPNAYLLSDIVLWLLGSLANRSATEVILAGPFMAAGWALLLAAARHLPALTLGEEAAASLGVDLRRLRLQVIVGAALSVGASVAVSGIVGFVGLVAPHLARPFVGYDPGRLLIPSGLGGALLVVAADLLVRSGQGAAELKLGVVTALLGAPFFLWLVIHTRRTMR; encoded by the coding sequence ATGATCGCGGCCGGAAGGCGCCCCCGGGCGGTGGCGGGCGTGCTGCTGGCGGCCCTCATCGCCGTCATGGCGGCAAGCTTGCTGGTCGGCGACGCCGCCCTTGGGTCGGGCGACGTGCTGGCGGCTCTCTTCGGGGCCGGCGATCCGCGCCACGTCTTCATCGTCCAGGACATCCGCCTGCCGCGCATCCTGCTCGGCGCCCTGGTCGGGGCCTCCCTCGGCCTGTCGGGGGCCGCCGTGCAGGGACTCTTGCGCAACCCGCTGGCCGATCCCGGCGTGGTCGGCATCTCGGCCAGTGCCGGGCTGGGCGCCGTGGTGGCTCTCTATTACGGCATCGCCGCCAGTTTCGCGCTGGCGGTGCCGCTCTTCGCCATCCTCTTCTCGCTGGCCGCCACCGCCGTGCTGGCCTGGCTGGCCGGGCGCGACGCCAGCGTGCTCACCCTGATCCTGGCCGGCGTCGCCATCTCCAGCCTGGCCGGCGCCCTGATCGCGCTGGCCATGAACCTGTCGCCCAACGCTTATCTGCTGAGCGACATCGTGCTGTGGCTGCTGGGCTCGCTGGCCAACCGCAGCGCCACCGAGGTCATCCTCGCCGGCCCCTTCATGGCGGCCGGCTGGGCGCTGTTGCTGGCCGCCGCCCGCCACCTGCCGGCCCTCACCCTGGGCGAGGAGGCGGCGGCCTCGCTGGGCGTCGATCTTCGCCGCCTGCGCCTCCAGGTCATCGTCGGCGCCGCGCTGTCGGTTGGGGCATCGGTGGCGGTTTCCGGCATCGTCGGCTTCGTCGGGCTGGTGGCGCCGCACCTGGCCCGGCCCTTCGTCGGCTACGACCCCGGCCGGCTGCTGATTCCCAGCGGGCTCGGCGGCGCGCTGCTGGTGGTCGCCGCCGACCTGCTGGTGCGCAGCGGGCAGGGCGCCGCCGAGCTCAAACTGGGCGTCGTCACCGCGCTGCTGGGGGCGCCCTTCTTCCTGTGGCTGGTCATCCACACCCGGCGGACCATGCGATGA